A window of Roseburia hominis A2-183 genomic DNA:
CGGTCACGCAGCACAGCGGGGCGGCATATCCAGCTTGCCTTGCAGCGGCTACGCGAAGAAATGGGGGTGAGCCGGTATGAGTAGACTTCTCCCCTATGAAACAATCCTCAAAGCCCGTGAGGGCGACCCAGAAGCCGTGAACGCTGTCCTGCTCCACTACGCCGGATATATCCGCTATTTCTCAAAAGTGAACGGGCAGGTCAACGCCGAGGTGGAGGACTATGTAAAGCAGCGGTTAATTGACTGTCAATTCAAGTTCCGGCTTGACGAACCACCGGACAAGTCATAAAAACTGAATACCAGCCGCCACCGACGCGGCCAGCGAAAGCAGTAAGTCTTGAAAAAGATTTACTGCTTTTTTTGTTGTCCGGCTCCGCTCCCGGCCATTTTGCCCCCTGCCGGTTGTAGTAGTAAGCGAGGAGGGAATTTTTCTGCCCTGGTGTTTGGCATTTGGAGCATTTACCCGTAGTAGAGGGCAAAGAGAAAGGATTTCTCCAACACCGGGTAGAAACCACTGCGTCCGGTGTCATTTTAGCGAAAGCGGGCAGGAATGCCCTTTACAGGATTAGTAGTAGCAGAAAAAGAGAAACAAAC
This region includes:
- a CDS encoding helix-turn-helix domain-containing protein; this encodes MSRLLPYETILKAREGDPEAVNAVLLHYAGYIRYFSKVNGQVNAEVEDYVKQRLIDCQFKFRLDEPPDKS